In Bacteroides coprosuis DSM 18011, the following are encoded in one genomic region:
- a CDS encoding Chromosomal replication initiator protein dnaA (COGs: COG0593 ATPase involved in DNA replication initiation~HAMAP: Chromosomal replication control, initiator DnaA~InterPro IPR001957:IPR013317:IPR013159:IPR003593~KEGG: bfs:BF3617 chromosomal replication initiation protein~PFAM: Chromosomal replication control, initiator (DnaA)/regulator (Hda); Chromosomal replication initiator, DnaA C-terminal~SMART: Chromosomal replication initiator, DnaA C-terminal; ATPase, AAA+ type, core~SPTR: Putative chromosomal replication initiator protein;~TIGRFAM: Chromosomal replication control, initiator DnaA~IMG reference gene:2504105656~PFAM: domain; Bacterial dnaA protein~TIGRFAM: chromosomal replication initiator protein DnaA) — protein MNKPVHVALWNDCLNIIRDNVAESTYNTWFAPIIPLKFEDKTLVIQVPSQFFYEFLEEKFVDLLRHTLYQVIGEGAKLMYNVMVDRSASATVNLEASNRSTAVRKNNISPAAPRTRIPQAPQAPAIQELDPRLNPDYTFETFIEGNSNKLSRSVAEAVAENPAKTVFNPLFIHGNSGVGKTHLANAIGLRIKERYPEKRVLYVSAHLFQIQYTDSVRNNTTNDFINFYQTIDVLIIDDIQEFAGVVKTQNTFFHIFNHLHQNGKQLILTSDLPPVLLQGMEDRLLTRFKWGMVAELERPSVELRKDILRNKIHRDGLDFPTEVITYIAENVDDSVRDLEGIVISIMAHSTIYNKEIDLDLAQRIVKKVVRSEKKVITIDNILTAVTDYFKIEPKQIHSRSRKREVVQARHFAMFLAKKYTEYSTPKIGKFIGNRNHSTVLHACKTVKHQCEVDKSYRADMEAVQELLHKK, from the coding sequence ATGAATAAACCTGTTCATGTTGCGCTTTGGAATGATTGTCTAAATATAATAAGAGACAATGTTGCGGAGTCGACATACAATACTTGGTTTGCCCCTATTATCCCTCTAAAATTTGAGGATAAAACATTAGTGATACAAGTCCCAAGCCAGTTCTTCTATGAGTTTTTGGAAGAAAAGTTTGTGGATTTGCTTCGTCATACTTTATATCAAGTTATAGGTGAAGGAGCGAAACTAATGTACAATGTTATGGTGGACCGAAGCGCTAGTGCTACGGTAAACCTTGAAGCATCTAATCGGTCAACGGCTGTACGCAAAAATAACATTTCACCTGCTGCTCCAAGAACTCGTATTCCTCAGGCTCCACAAGCTCCAGCTATACAAGAGCTAGATCCAAGATTAAATCCAGACTACACTTTTGAAACCTTTATAGAAGGGAATAGTAATAAACTATCAAGAAGTGTAGCTGAAGCAGTTGCAGAAAATCCTGCTAAAACAGTTTTCAACCCCCTATTCATTCATGGTAATTCTGGTGTTGGGAAAACACACCTTGCCAATGCAATCGGACTTAGAATTAAAGAAAGATACCCTGAAAAAAGAGTGCTATACGTATCAGCTCATCTTTTCCAGATTCAATATACCGACTCAGTAAGAAATAATACAACCAATGATTTTATTAATTTTTACCAAACCATTGATGTCTTAATCATTGATGATATACAAGAATTTGCAGGTGTAGTTAAAACACAAAACACATTCTTTCATATTTTCAATCACCTTCATCAAAATGGTAAACAACTGATTCTGACTTCAGACTTACCTCCTGTACTCCTTCAAGGTATGGAAGATCGCCTTCTCACTCGTTTCAAATGGGGTATGGTTGCAGAACTAGAAAGACCTTCAGTAGAACTTCGAAAAGATATTCTGCGGAATAAGATTCATCGAGATGGATTAGACTTTCCAACAGAAGTAATTACTTATATTGCCGAAAATGTGGATGATAGTGTACGTGATCTTGAAGGTATCGTAATCTCTATCATGGCTCACTCTACTATTTATAATAAAGAAATCGACTTAGATTTGGCCCAACGCATCGTTAAGAAAGTAGTGAGAAGTGAAAAGAAAGTCATTACCATAGACAATATACTAACAGCAGTAACTGATTACTTCAAAATTGAACCCAAACAAATACACTCTCGCTCAAGAAAACGTGAGGTAGTTCAAGCTAGACATTTTGCTATGTTTTTAGCTAAGAAATATACTGAATATTCAACACCAAAAATTGGTAAGTTCATCGGCAATAGAAATCACTCCACTGTTCTTCATGCGTGCAAGACAGTTAAACACCAATGTGAAGTAGATAAAAGTTACCGTGCAGACATGGAAGCTGTACAAGAATTATTACACAAGAAATAA